One stretch of Streptomyces sp. NBC_00443 DNA includes these proteins:
- the pdxR gene encoding MocR-like pyridoxine biosynthesis transcription factor PdxR, with protein MGSATWELLLPAASAPARARGRSLQAALREAVRSGRMAPDTRLPSSRDLAADLGVSRGLITEAYEQLTAEGYLRSGRGAGTWVGSAVRAARPRARDLAPRATGVHADFVPGTPDMSLFPRAAWAAAQRGVLAELPHHELGYPDPRGLPGLRTALAGLLARRRGVVADPERIVVVSGVAQATTLLGFVLHARGIREVGVENPGSPQHDALYAAAGVTTVPLPLDDEGLALGPLRESGVRSVVTTPAHQFPTGIAYSARRRAELLDWARSVDGFVLEDDYDGDFRYDRAPVGALQGLDPERVAYAGSVSKSLAPGLRLGWLLVPEVLAEDVVERKRTMDLGHPTLDQALFARFVERGDYDRQLRRCQRAYRERRNTLVSVLEDHFPGAEVSGIAAGLHVIAALPDQYGPQERFLARVAAAGVAVRPLTDYTHTRAGEGGRAGVRLVLGYAHLAPARIRAGVRLMAEAVGAGPR; from the coding sequence ATGGGCTCCGCCACGTGGGAGTTGCTGCTGCCCGCCGCTTCGGCGCCGGCACGCGCGCGTGGGCGTTCGCTGCAGGCGGCGCTGCGTGAGGCGGTGCGGTCGGGGCGAATGGCGCCGGATACTCGGCTGCCGTCGAGCCGGGATCTCGCGGCCGACCTCGGCGTGTCGCGCGGGCTGATCACCGAGGCGTACGAGCAGCTGACGGCGGAGGGGTATCTGCGCAGCGGACGGGGGGCCGGGACCTGGGTGGGCAGTGCCGTTCGGGCCGCCCGGCCACGCGCGCGTGATCTCGCTCCACGCGCCACCGGGGTCCACGCCGACTTCGTACCCGGGACGCCGGACATGTCGCTGTTCCCGCGCGCCGCGTGGGCCGCCGCACAGCGCGGGGTGCTGGCCGAACTGCCCCATCACGAGCTCGGCTATCCCGACCCGCGCGGGCTGCCCGGGCTGCGTACGGCGCTGGCCGGGCTGCTGGCGCGGCGCCGGGGCGTCGTAGCGGACCCCGAGCGCATCGTGGTCGTCTCCGGGGTGGCGCAGGCGACGACGCTGCTCGGGTTCGTGCTGCACGCGCGCGGGATACGCGAAGTGGGCGTGGAGAACCCCGGGAGCCCGCAGCACGACGCCCTGTACGCGGCAGCGGGGGTGACCACCGTGCCGCTGCCGCTGGACGACGAAGGGCTCGCCCTCGGCCCGTTGCGGGAGTCGGGTGTACGGTCCGTCGTCACGACGCCGGCCCACCAGTTCCCCACCGGCATCGCCTACTCCGCGCGTCGCCGTGCCGAGTTGCTCGACTGGGCGCGGTCCGTCGACGGATTCGTCCTGGAGGACGACTACGACGGCGACTTCCGGTACGACCGTGCGCCTGTCGGCGCACTCCAGGGGCTGGACCCCGAGCGCGTCGCGTATGCGGGGTCGGTCAGCAAGTCCCTCGCACCGGGGCTCCGGCTCGGCTGGCTGCTCGTGCCCGAGGTGCTGGCCGAGGATGTCGTCGAGCGGAAACGGACCATGGACCTCGGTCATCCCACCCTCGATCAGGCGCTGTTCGCCCGGTTCGTGGAGCGCGGCGACTACGACCGCCAGCTGCGCCGGTGCCAGCGCGCGTACCGGGAGCGCCGCAACACGCTCGTATCCGTCCTGGAGGACCACTTCCCGGGCGCGGAGGTGTCCGGGATCGCCGCGGGCCTGCACGTCATCGCAGCGCTGCCGGACCAGTACGGGCCCCAGGAGCGGTTCCTCGCGCGCGTGGCCGCGGCCGGGGTGGCGGTGCGTCCTCTGACGGACTACACACACACGCGTGCCGGGGAAGGCGGGCGTGCAGGTGTGCGGCTGGTCCTGGGGTACGCGCACCTGGCGCCGGCGCGGATCCGGGCGGGCGTACGGCTCATGGCCGAGGCCGTCGGCGCGGGTCCGCGCTGA
- a CDS encoding alpha/beta fold hydrolase, translating into MSATVSFQVASPHGPQSVSVDYTRVGSGEPLLLLHGIGHHRQVWEPVVDILATERDVISVDLPGFGTSPGLPSTLSYDLATTTAVFGAFCEAMELDRPHVVGNSLGGLIALELGREKLVRSVTALSPAGFWSEAERRYAFGVLLAMRHISRRLPLPLVEQLSRSAAGRTVLTSTIYARPGRRSPDAVVAETLALAGATGFDQTLDAGRTVRFADDIPGIPVTVAWGTRDRLLVRRQGVRAKQIIPRARLVRLPGCGHCPMNDDPALVARVILDGSR; encoded by the coding sequence ATGTCCGCCACCGTCTCCTTCCAGGTCGCCTCTCCCCACGGCCCGCAGAGCGTGAGCGTCGACTACACGCGCGTGGGGAGCGGTGAACCCCTGCTCCTGCTGCACGGGATCGGGCACCACCGGCAGGTCTGGGAGCCGGTGGTGGACATCCTCGCGACCGAGCGCGATGTGATCTCCGTGGACCTGCCCGGCTTCGGAACATCCCCGGGCCTGCCGAGCACCCTCTCCTACGACCTTGCGACGACGACGGCCGTGTTCGGTGCCTTCTGCGAGGCGATGGAGCTCGACCGGCCGCATGTGGTGGGCAATTCGCTGGGCGGCCTGATCGCGCTCGAACTCGGCCGCGAGAAGCTCGTGCGGTCCGTCACCGCCCTCTCCCCGGCGGGGTTCTGGTCGGAGGCCGAGCGGCGTTACGCCTTCGGCGTGCTGCTCGCGATGCGGCACATCTCGCGCCGGCTGCCGCTGCCGCTGGTGGAGCAGCTGTCCCGGTCGGCGGCCGGCCGTACGGTCCTGACGAGCACGATCTACGCCCGCCCCGGCCGCCGGTCACCCGACGCCGTGGTCGCCGAGACCCTGGCGCTGGCGGGGGCCACGGGCTTCGACCAGACTCTCGACGCCGGCCGGACCGTCCGGTTCGCCGACGACATCCCCGGGATCCCGGTCACCGTGGCCTGGGGCACCAGGGACCGGCTGCTCGTGCGCCGCCAGGGGGTGCGCGCCAAGCAGATCATCCCCCGGGCGCGCCTCGTCAGGCTGCCCGGCTGCGGCCACTGCCCCATGAACGACGACCCGGCCCTGGTCGCGCGCGTCATCCTCGACGGCAGCCGCTGA